The genomic interval TTTATTCCACGTTGCTGTAAAAATTATGACTGGCTTTTCGTCATCAAGATTAATTCTTCTTTTGATTTGATTATAAATTTCTTCACTTATTGTATTATTAAAAGCGGGATCTATTTTAGGAAATCCAACACCAATAGTATTGGTAATCCCTTTCTCCAAGGCAAGCTCTACCTCTTTTTGCGATGTTACAAGATACACATCAAATGCGTGGTATCTTGCAGCAGAAACAAAATCTTTGAAATGATAAGCTCCATGCCTCAAGCCTATTTTCTTCATCCGTGGTTCTGGGTATTTTCGGGCAGTATGTCGTGGCATAACTAAAACATCAGGGAATGTTGGGTAAAGTTTGCACTTTATTCCAAAACTGTTTAACTCTTTTTTAACCTTCTTATTCTTCGCTACTATTTCAGCATCTGGAAAATATTTTATTATACTTTCCATTACAACATAATCCACCTGTCCACCACAATAGAATTGAAGTATTTTACTCTTCCTGAATAAATGAATAAATGACCAGGCAGTTCGATATGGAAGATAGATAAGATATTGGGATAAATTCAAAATGTGCCCTGAACCAAAATACAATTTTTAATTAACAAAGAAACCGGTTATAAATTTCATTTTTTTTAGATATATCTATGCTGCATTTAAAAAACTTTTAATATACCCATATTAAAAATTATTTTCAATTTGAAATAACTATATTAGGAATCAGCTATTTTGAGAAATACGACCATCTACTACGATTACAATCTCCAACTAATTCAATCCCGGCAATAAATTTACATTCAAAAAAAATAGTATATTTTTATGATCGGTTGATGAGCAGATAATATTTCCAGATTTGATGTTGGATAGTTTATTTTAAAATTGGTAAACTTAACGAAAACAAATTTCAAATAATTGAAAGAATAATGAAAATAAATCCTGAGAAACTGTCTGAAACACAGCTTAAAGAAATAAAAAAAATATTGATTATCCAACAAAAACCGTTTGGGGACATTTTATTAAACACTGGATACTTCGCTGAACTACGGCGTCATTTCCCTAAAGCACAAATAGATTATCTTATCCAAAAGCCTTATAAAACAATCCTGGAAGATAATAAGCACCTTAATAACATGGTGTTAATGGACAAACCAAAAGGAAAAGGTGTCAAATACTTTTGGGCGATTATTAAGGCAATCTTAAAAATAAGAAAAGAAAAATATGACCTTGTGATAGACCAATTACGGGGGACCAGTTCAATGCGTTTTGTACTTTTTAGTGGTATAAAATATCGACTGGGATGGCAGTATAAAAAGCCGTTAATACGAATGGGTATAAAATTTAACCGCTGGAATTGGCTGTATAATTTAAAAGCAAAAAAAGGTCCGGTGCGCTACTATTCAAGATGGAAATTTGATTTATTAAGACCATTGGGAATTGAAGAAGTTGAACATAACATTGAATACCATGTTAGGAATGAATCGTTTGAGTATATAAAACAATGGCTGAAAGAAACCGATCTGGATAAAGAAAAAATAATTGGTTTTACGCCGGGTACTCCGGTAAAAAGAAAACAATGGGACCTTGATTACTATGCCAAGTTAGGAGATATGATTACAGAGCAATTAAATTTTAAGATTGTAATTTTGTGGGGCCCGGGAGAAAAGGAAGATGCGGAATATATACAACAAAAAATGAAAAATCAGGCTATTATAGCGTTGCCTACAACCTTTAATGAAGCAGGGGCATTTCTTCATTCAATTAAAGTTTTAATCTGTAACGATGGTGGAATAAACCATCTCGCGGTTTCACAAGAAATCCCTTCGATTGCTATTTTTGGCTCTTCTTCAAATCCTGAAAAATGGTGTGCCTCGCATAAACCAATCCATCTTTATTTAAGAGACTGGAACCATAAAAAAAGTAATGACAACACATTTAATATTTCGCCAGAAATGGTTTTTGAAAAACTAAAAAACTTTTTAGACAGTCCATATTATAAAGGGTGAGACAATAAATTTATAATTAGATGGGTTTTATAAATAAATCAATATTAGCAATTTGCCTGATATTTTATTTAAGTTCATGAAGCTGGCTAAACTTTCTTGCCTGTGTTAAAACTGCGGGTAAAATCCTTTTTATTTCCTGATATATTTCTTTGTAGGTTCCTTTAAAAAATTTCAGATCATGCCCTATTGGATCTGCAATCGAAGGGATAGACAATATTTGAGATTTATTCCATTGTTTCAGTAAAAAAAACTTTTTCTTATGTTGCGGAAACTTTTTAACTAAATATTCATAATGATTTTGTGCCAGGCAAAATACTATTTCTGACTCATGTACAATTTTATCATTTATAGGGTTTGATAAATGCTTCGTTAAATCAATATCCATATCATGACACACATTAATTGCAAAATCGTGTGCTTGTGATTTTTGCAATCGTAGTGTCCCTGCTGATTGCACTTTAATTTGATATTTATATTTGGTTTTACTGACCATTTTTTTCAAAATTGCTTCTGCAATAGGTGATCGGCAAATATTTCCAGAACACACAAAAGTAATTACAAACTTGTTACGTCCGGAAATAATTTTTTCCTCGCCCAAAAGCTCCATTAAATCAAATTCGCTCACATCACCCTGCCGTTTGATGATATATGGTAATTTGGTCATATCAATAACGGATGAACCTTTGGATTCCGGAATTGGGCCTGCATCTAAAATCAAATCCAACTCACCTCCAAATTGGGCAATTACATTCTGAATACTAAAAGAATTACTCATGCCGGAAATATTGGCACTGGTTGAACTGATGGGAGAATCAAAAAGATTTACAAGTGCGCTACTAACCTTATCTGAAGGTATTCTAATTCCAACCTTGTCCAGAAACGTACCCGGTTTTTCAACACTTTCAAAAATCGGTACTTTTTTTTGCAGGTTATTTTTAATAATACAAGTTACACGTCCTGGTAATATTTTTTCCAAATCTTTCTTTATGCTAGATGGTGAGAACCCAAATATCTCTTTGATTTGCTGGATTGAGTTTAACAGAATTGAAACCGGTTTGCGCATATCTCTTTGTTTTACAAGAAAAAGCTTGTTTACCGCTTCACGATTGTAGGCATCGACACCCAAACCATACAATGTATCGGTTGGATAGACAATCAGCCCACCTTTTTCAAGACAATCAACGGCTCTTTTAATTATTACCGGATCAGGATTATTACGATCAATTTTATAATATTGCATTTTTTATTTTATGACTGCAAGAGTTAAGTCTGTTAAGACCTAACACTATTTCCTTATAGCTTAAATTTCAATTCTTACAATTATTTCTTTTACTCAGTTCCATAAATACGGTCACCGGCATCACCAAGTCCGGGAAGAATATAGCCTTTTTCATTTAACTCTCGGTCCAATGCCGCTGTATAAATTGGAATTTCAGGATGTTCTTTGTGAAATGCTGTAATACCCTCCGGCGCTGCTACAAGGCAAACGAAGGTAATTGAATTTCCTCCATGTTTTTTAACTACATCTATAGCCGAAGCAGCACTTCCGCCTGTTGCAAGCATAGGATCAATAACAATTATTTCAGAATCAGCCAAATCGGTTGGGAATTTCAAATAATATTCAACCGGTTGCAAAGTATCTTTATCGCGATACAAACCAACGTGGCCAACCCGGGCTTTAGGAATCAAGCTTAATATTCCATCACACATAGCAAGGCCTGCGCGCAAAATAGGCACTAATGTAACAGGACGCGCCAATACAAACCCTGTAGTTTTTTCTAATGGTGTCTGCAACTCTCTTTCAAGGATTGGTAGATTTCGAGTTACTTCATAAACCATTAATCCGGCAATTTCGTTAAGCATCGTTCGGAAATGAAGATTAATTGTTCGCTCATCCCTTAAATAAAACAGTTTTTGCTGAATTAGCGGATGATTTAAGATGTGTACATTTTTCATATTTCCCCTTTATTAAAATCCGGCTCAAACTCAGAAACAATATTTTCTTTAACAATTTGTACAAGTTTGTTTCTTTGTTCATAATCTGCATTTGTTGTATCTATCGCTGGTAAAAACTTAATCTTTATGCTACCGCTTTTAATTAAATTATTTTTAGAAACAGAATGTTGAGTTCCCATAATTACAGTTGGAATTATTGGGATTCGCCCGTTTAACGCAAGTATAAAAGCACCCTTTTTAAAGTTTTGTATCTGGCCTGATTTACTTCGTGTCCCTTCCGGAAATATCACAACAGAGCAACCATTCTTTATTGTACCGATTGCCTCGTCAAGAGTTTTTCGCGCTTCCTCGCTATTGCCTCGATCAATTTTCAGCATTCCGGAATTGCGCATGCCCATTGAAAAAAGTGGTATCCGAAACAGTTCTTTTTTTGCAATAAAACGGGCTGTTTGCGGAATTGCAAATATTACCCCCGGAATATCCAATGCGCCCAAATGATTTGCAGCAAAAACATACGCTTTATCAGGTTCAATGTTTTCGAGACCTTCAATAATTAGTTTTGAGCCGCTTAACCATAAAAGTGATCTGCCCCATAAACGAATAGCACTTGTGGTTAAATTAGAATGCGGATTAAAAAAACCAAAAAAAGCAGCAGCTAGTGAAGCCAATATGGTCGAAATGAGAATTGCAGGATAGGCCAATATTGAGTGAATAAATTGAATTATCGTTTTCATCCGTTTCCTGATTTAATAATTGAATCTACCTGATCCGGAGACAAAGTTGTTGGTCTGCACATTTGTTTTGCTAAAAATATTATTTGGGCCACATGCTCAACTCTTTCCAGGTGCATATAAGCGTTATTTAAATTATCGGCTACAGTTATAACACCGTGGTTTTCAAGCAAAATACTGTCATGGCTTAAAATTAGTTTTTTAATTGAATCTCCTACTTCAATGCTTCCCGGAGTTGCATATTTTGCTAAAGGGATTTTCTTCAGTGTTAAGATAATTTCAGGTAAAATCGGTTCATCTATAGCAAGGCCACATGTTGCGAATGAAGTTGAATACAAAGGATGGGCATGAACAACGGCTGCAATATCCGGTCGTGTTTTATATGCTTCGAGGTGCATTTTAAATTCAGATGAAATTTCTCCGTTTCCGCGTATCTTATTTCCCGACATATCACATACAAGCAAATCATCTGCGGAAAGATTCCCTTTACAAGCA from Calditrichota bacterium carries:
- a CDS encoding glycosyltransferase family 9 protein; amino-acid sequence: MKINPEKLSETQLKEIKKILIIQQKPFGDILLNTGYFAELRRHFPKAQIDYLIQKPYKTILEDNKHLNNMVLMDKPKGKGVKYFWAIIKAILKIRKEKYDLVIDQLRGTSSMRFVLFSGIKYRLGWQYKKPLIRMGIKFNRWNWLYNLKAKKGPVRYYSRWKFDLLRPLGIEEVEHNIEYHVRNESFEYIKQWLKETDLDKEKIIGFTPGTPVKRKQWDLDYYAKLGDMITEQLNFKIVILWGPGEKEDAEYIQQKMKNQAIIALPTTFNEAGAFLHSIKVLICNDGGINHLAVSQEIPSIAIFGSSSNPEKWCASHKPIHLYLRDWNHKKSNDNTFNISPEMVFEKLKNFLDSPYYKG
- a CDS encoding threonylcarbamoyl-AMP synthase encodes the protein MQYYKIDRNNPDPVIIKRAVDCLEKGGLIVYPTDTLYGLGVDAYNREAVNKLFLVKQRDMRKPVSILLNSIQQIKEIFGFSPSSIKKDLEKILPGRVTCIIKNNLQKKVPIFESVEKPGTFLDKVGIRIPSDKVSSALVNLFDSPISSTSANISGMSNSFSIQNVIAQFGGELDLILDAGPIPESKGSSVIDMTKLPYIIKRQGDVSEFDLMELLGEEKIISGRNKFVITFVCSGNICRSPIAEAILKKMVSKTKYKYQIKVQSAGTLRLQKSQAHDFAINVCHDMDIDLTKHLSNPINDKIVHESEIVFCLAQNHYEYLVKKFPQHKKKFFLLKQWNKSQILSIPSIADPIGHDLKFFKGTYKEIYQEIKRILPAVLTQARKFSQLHELK
- the upp gene encoding uracil phosphoribosyltransferase; translated protein: MKNVHILNHPLIQQKLFYLRDERTINLHFRTMLNEIAGLMVYEVTRNLPILERELQTPLEKTTGFVLARPVTLVPILRAGLAMCDGILSLIPKARVGHVGLYRDKDTLQPVEYYLKFPTDLADSEIIVIDPMLATGGSAASAIDVVKKHGGNSITFVCLVAAPEGITAFHKEHPEIPIYTAALDRELNEKGYILPGLGDAGDRIYGTE
- a CDS encoding 1-acyl-sn-glycerol-3-phosphate acyltransferase; translation: MKTIIQFIHSILAYPAILISTILASLAAAFFGFFNPHSNLTTSAIRLWGRSLLWLSGSKLIIEGLENIEPDKAYVFAANHLGALDIPGVIFAIPQTARFIAKKELFRIPLFSMGMRNSGMLKIDRGNSEEARKTLDEAIGTIKNGCSVVIFPEGTRSKSGQIQNFKKGAFILALNGRIPIIPTVIMGTQHSVSKNNLIKSGSIKIKFLPAIDTTNADYEQRNKLVQIVKENIVSEFEPDFNKGEI
- a CDS encoding class II aldolase/adducin family protein; its protein translation is MANLITERQLKLHIVEIGKKLYSNRYIVATDGNISARIGDSIIITPSGACKGNLSADDLLVCDMSGNKIRGNGEISSEFKMHLEAYKTRPDIAAVVHAHPLYSTSFATCGLAIDEPILPEIILTLKKIPLAKYATPGSIEVGDSIKKLILSHDSILLENHGVITVADNLNNAYMHLERVEHVAQIIFLAKQMCRPTTLSPDQVDSIIKSGNG